The genomic region ACGCCGGCCGCCTAACCAGCGGCTGCAGCTGACGGCCGCGGGCGGTGGTGTGCCGAGCGGTAGCCCGGCCGCCGCTGGGTCCGGGGTGGGGCGCGCCAGCGGCGTCCGGTCGGTGGTAGGGCGCTCCACGCGCGGCCGCAGCTGAGCCGCGATCCGTTATGCGCACTGAGACTGAGACCGAGGTAGGTTCCGCTGATGCGCTCATTCCGCGTCTATGTCGACACCTCGGTTCTTGGCGGCTGCTTCGATCCTGAGTTCGCTGAGTGGTCGCTCAGTCTCATTCAAGACTTCCGGCTCGGTCGCCTCGCGCCGGTGCTATCCGAGGTCATCGCCGCTGAAGTCGAGCCGGCTCCGTCGGCCGTTCGCGAGCTCCACGAGGAACTGCTTCTCCTGCCGGCGGAGGTCGTGCGGGTCACGTCCGAGGCGCTCTCGCTCGTTACGGCGTACCAGCAGCGAGGCGTCCTATCCCCGCGGTACCGGAACGACATGCTGCACATCGCCTTGGCAACGATCGCCCGCGTGGATGTGCTCGTGAGCTGGAACTTCCGCCATATCGTTCGGCTCGATAAGATCCGGGCATTCAATGCGGTGAACGCGGAGCGCGGGCTCGGCGACTTGAGCATCTACTCCCCGCGAGAGGTCACGTTCTATGGAGAAGAGTGAGATCCACGCCGTCGAGATGGTTCGCAAGATTCGCGATGAGCAAGCTGGGCTCCTCTCTGGCAAGCCCGAGGAGGAGGTCTTAGCCTTCTTCCGTGCCGCGGCGCAGCGGGCTCAAGAGCGCGC from Deltaproteobacteria bacterium harbors:
- a CDS encoding PIN domain-containing protein, producing the protein MRSFRVYVDTSVLGGCFDPEFAEWSLSLIQDFRLGRLAPVLSEVIAAEVEPAPSAVRELHEELLLLPAEVVRVTSEALSLVTAYQQRGVLSPRYRNDMLHIALATIARVDVLVSWNFRHIVRLDKIRAFNAVNAERGLGDLSIYSPREVTFYGEE